Proteins from one Paraburkholderia sp. BL10I2N1 genomic window:
- a CDS encoding acetyl-CoA C-acetyltransferase, translating to MSYPLPAVRRVAIIGGNRIPFARSNTAYASASNQDMLTFTLQGLIDRFNLHGERLGEVAAGAVIKHSRDFNLTRESLLSTTLARETPAYDVQQACGTGLEAAILVANKIALGQIEAGIAGGVDTTSDAPIGVNERMRKILLEANRGRTTSERVSALARLRPQMLFKPLLPRNSEPRTGLSMGEHCELMAKRWGISREAQDVLAHESHRKLADAYQRGFLNDLMTPWRGLARDNNLRADLTLEKLANLKPVFDRDAGTLTAGNSTPLTDGASAVLLASEAWAAARGLPVLAYLSWSETAAVDFFDKKEGLLMAPAYAVPRMLTRAGLTLQDFDFYEIHEAFAAQVLCTLAAWQDDEYCRTQLRLPGPPGVINRAKLNVNGSSLATGHPFAATGGRIVASLAKLLAQLDKPAGTARGLISICAAGGQGVVAILER from the coding sequence ATGTCCTACCCGCTTCCTGCTGTACGGCGCGTCGCGATCATTGGCGGCAACCGGATTCCGTTTGCGCGTTCCAACACCGCATACGCGAGCGCGTCGAACCAGGACATGTTGACGTTCACCCTGCAGGGTCTGATCGACCGTTTCAACCTGCATGGAGAGCGGCTCGGCGAGGTCGCGGCGGGCGCAGTCATCAAGCATTCACGCGACTTCAACCTGACGCGGGAATCGCTGCTGTCGACGACGCTCGCCAGGGAAACCCCTGCCTATGACGTGCAGCAGGCCTGCGGCACCGGCCTCGAAGCCGCGATTCTGGTCGCGAACAAGATCGCGCTCGGGCAGATCGAAGCCGGGATCGCGGGCGGCGTCGATACGACTTCGGATGCGCCGATTGGCGTCAACGAGCGCATGCGCAAGATTCTGCTCGAAGCGAATCGCGGCAGGACGACCAGCGAGCGCGTGAGCGCGCTCGCCCGCCTGCGCCCGCAGATGCTTTTCAAGCCGCTGCTGCCGCGCAATAGCGAACCGCGCACGGGCCTGTCGATGGGCGAGCATTGCGAACTGATGGCCAAGCGCTGGGGCATCTCACGCGAGGCGCAGGACGTCCTCGCCCATGAAAGCCATCGCAAGCTTGCGGATGCCTATCAGCGCGGCTTTCTGAACGATCTGATGACGCCTTGGCGCGGCCTCGCGCGCGACAACAACCTGCGTGCCGACCTCACGCTCGAGAAGCTCGCGAACCTGAAGCCGGTATTCGATCGCGACGCCGGAACGCTCACCGCCGGCAACTCGACGCCGCTCACTGACGGCGCGTCGGCCGTGCTGCTGGCGAGCGAAGCGTGGGCGGCCGCGCGCGGATTGCCGGTGCTGGCGTACCTGTCGTGGTCGGAAACGGCGGCGGTCGATTTCTTCGATAAAAAGGAGGGTTTGCTGATGGCGCCCGCCTACGCCGTGCCGCGCATGCTCACCCGCGCGGGCCTGACGTTGCAGGACTTCGACTTCTACGAAATTCACGAGGCTTTTGCCGCGCAGGTGCTCTGCACGCTCGCGGCGTGGCAGGATGACGAATATTGCCGCACGCAACTCCGTCTGCCCGGCCCACCCGGTGTGATCAATCGGGCGAAACTGAATGTGAACGGCAGTTCGCTCGCGACCGGCCATCCGTTCGCGGCGACCGGCGGACGGATCGTCGCCAGCCTCGCGAAGCTGCTGGCGCAGCTCGACAAACCCGCTGGCACGGCGCGTGGACTGATTTCAATCTGCGCGGCGGGCGGCCAGGGTGTCGTCGCGATACTCGAACGTTAG
- a CDS encoding AMP-binding protein has product MIQSTQTPPPAGTAPAPAAPTGASAPRTPNTDGIWYASYPEDVPRDIDVNQYESLVQFFDESIEKYRERVAYVSVGANLTYGELGRKATAFAAYLQGIGVKPGERVAIMLPNTFQYPVSLFGVLKSGAIVVNVNPLYTVRELAHQLKDSGAQTIVVFENFAKTLEDALPGTKIQNVIVTGLGDLLADGPNLKGRFLNFMLKHVKKMVPAYNLPEAVRLLDALRIGYATPLTPVRLSPGDIAFLQYTGGTTGVAKGAMLMHRNIIANVLQAKAWAAGQLTATIETVLTPLPLYHIYSLTVNALIFMGLGGRNILIANPRDVKRVMMIIRHEKFTGITAVNTLYNAFLENEEFRKRDFSDLKLAMAGGMATQKAVADRFKAVTGQPIVEGYGLTECSPIVSMNPVDLKHMRDFEGSIGLPAPSTHVRFRKDDGTWANIGEPGELCVKGPQVMKGYWNRPDETAKVFDDEGWLATGDIGVMDSRGFIRLIDRKKDMILVSGFNVYPNEVEDVIAMHPDVREVAAIGIPDAAQGERIKVFIVRRNRDLTEEQVIAHCRKHLTGYKVPKVVEFRDELPQTNVGKILRRQLRDEELARQRPA; this is encoded by the coding sequence ATGATCCAGTCCACGCAAACGCCGCCGCCCGCGGGTACCGCTCCGGCGCCGGCTGCACCGACAGGAGCGAGCGCGCCCAGAACGCCCAACACCGATGGCATCTGGTACGCGTCGTATCCGGAGGACGTCCCGCGCGACATCGATGTCAACCAGTACGAGTCGCTGGTTCAGTTCTTCGACGAATCGATCGAGAAGTATCGCGAGCGCGTCGCGTATGTGAGCGTCGGCGCGAACCTGACGTACGGTGAGCTGGGCCGCAAGGCAACCGCGTTCGCGGCGTATCTGCAAGGCATCGGCGTCAAGCCTGGCGAGCGCGTGGCGATCATGCTGCCGAATACGTTCCAGTATCCGGTGTCACTGTTTGGCGTGCTCAAATCGGGCGCGATCGTCGTCAACGTGAACCCGCTCTACACGGTGCGCGAACTGGCGCATCAGCTCAAGGACAGCGGCGCACAGACGATCGTCGTGTTCGAGAACTTCGCGAAGACCCTCGAAGACGCGCTGCCTGGCACGAAGATACAGAACGTGATCGTCACCGGTCTCGGCGACCTGCTCGCCGACGGCCCCAATCTCAAGGGCCGTTTTCTGAACTTCATGCTGAAGCACGTGAAGAAAATGGTGCCCGCCTACAACTTGCCCGAAGCGGTGCGGCTGCTCGATGCGCTCAGGATCGGCTATGCGACGCCGCTCACGCCTGTCCGCCTCTCGCCTGGCGACATCGCGTTCCTGCAATACACCGGGGGCACGACGGGCGTCGCCAAAGGCGCGATGCTCATGCACCGGAACATCATCGCGAACGTCCTGCAGGCGAAAGCGTGGGCCGCAGGCCAACTGACGGCCACCATCGAAACTGTGCTGACGCCGTTGCCGCTCTATCACATCTATTCGCTGACCGTGAACGCCCTGATTTTCATGGGGCTCGGCGGGCGCAACATCCTGATCGCCAATCCGCGTGACGTGAAGCGTGTGATGATGATCATCCGGCACGAGAAATTCACCGGCATCACCGCGGTCAATACGCTCTACAACGCGTTCCTCGAGAACGAGGAGTTCAGAAAGCGCGACTTTTCCGACCTGAAGCTCGCGATGGCGGGCGGCATGGCCACGCAGAAGGCCGTCGCGGACCGCTTCAAGGCGGTGACCGGCCAGCCGATCGTCGAGGGCTATGGGCTAACCGAATGTTCGCCGATCGTGTCGATGAATCCGGTCGACCTGAAGCACATGCGCGATTTCGAAGGCTCGATTGGACTGCCCGCCCCGTCGACCCATGTGCGCTTCAGGAAAGACGACGGAACGTGGGCCAACATCGGCGAGCCGGGCGAACTGTGCGTCAAGGGTCCGCAGGTGATGAAAGGCTACTGGAACCGCCCCGACGAAACCGCAAAAGTCTTCGACGACGAAGGCTGGCTCGCCACCGGCGATATCGGCGTGATGGACTCGCGCGGCTTCATCCGGCTGATCGACCGCAAGAAGGACATGATCCTGGTGTCGGGCTTCAACGTCTATCCGAACGAGGTTGAAGACGTGATCGCCATGCACCCGGACGTGCGCGAAGTCGCGGCGATCGGCATTCCCGACGCGGCTCAGGGAGAACGCATCAAGGTATTCATCGTGCGGCGTAACCGGGACCTGACGGAAGAACAGGTCATCGCACACTGCCGCAAGCACCTGACGGGCTACAAGGTGCCGAAGGTGGTCGAGTTCCGCGACGAACTTCCGCAAACCAATGTCGGCAAGATCCTGCGCCGCCAGTTGCGCGACGAGGAACTGGCCCGACAGAGACCCGCCTGA
- a CDS encoding DUF1571 domain-containing protein, which translates to MTYAMHRPMRPRSCCASSTTLKRLVSLLAAGVFACVAGVSSAQTDELQAVTVDLPASLNVASASPAQVGKLPVDEQVRWLRRAAQSGALERLNDAQLDALFESLDPLTVPRYIKEGPNGYPSYEFTMSRQERIRGIWPEAPDHMLVRLSRGPLRIYARWLPDGAHSGQEIIYDESKRTDEIYGHLGGLLSVIPLWTSVNGTLAHAQSRHQVRDLGTEYVANQFVSEGMKFAEAGITRPLKIDVKTVDGVRVVAFTYETAAGQPEFYAKKETLGLDLRHPWFRCVESYDNDGRIFERIVFETITPKTFDDATFDPKNPAYQF; encoded by the coding sequence ATGACGTACGCAATGCATCGTCCCATGCGTCCTCGTTCGTGTTGTGCCAGCTCCACGACACTGAAGCGTCTCGTCAGTCTCCTCGCAGCAGGCGTTTTCGCCTGCGTGGCGGGCGTATCGTCCGCCCAGACCGACGAGCTGCAGGCCGTGACGGTGGATCTGCCCGCCTCGCTCAACGTAGCGTCTGCGTCGCCCGCGCAAGTTGGCAAGCTCCCCGTCGACGAGCAGGTGCGCTGGCTGCGCCGGGCCGCCCAAAGCGGCGCGCTCGAGAGACTCAACGACGCGCAGCTCGACGCGCTGTTCGAGTCGCTCGATCCGTTGACGGTGCCCCGCTACATCAAGGAAGGACCAAACGGCTATCCGTCCTACGAGTTCACGATGTCGCGTCAGGAACGCATCCGCGGCATCTGGCCCGAAGCCCCCGATCACATGCTGGTGCGCCTCTCGCGCGGGCCGCTGCGCATCTACGCCAGATGGCTGCCGGATGGCGCGCATTCCGGCCAGGAGATCATCTACGACGAGTCGAAACGCACCGACGAAATCTATGGCCACCTGGGCGGCCTGCTGAGCGTGATTCCGCTGTGGACGTCAGTCAACGGAACGCTGGCACACGCGCAGTCGCGCCACCAGGTGCGCGATCTCGGCACCGAGTACGTCGCGAACCAGTTCGTGTCGGAAGGCATGAAGTTTGCCGAGGCCGGCATCACGCGGCCGCTCAAGATCGACGTGAAGACCGTCGATGGCGTACGCGTCGTCGCGTTCACGTACGAAACAGCGGCAGGCCAGCCCGAGTTCTACGCGAAGAAGGAGACGTTGGGGCTCGATTTGCGCCATCCCTGGTTTCGCTGCGTCGAGTCCTATGACAACGACGGCAGGATCTTCGAGAGGATCGTCTTCGAAACCATCACGCCCAAAACTTTCGACGATGCAACATTCGACCCGAAAAATCCGGCCTATCAGTTCTAG
- a CDS encoding FAD-dependent oxidoreductase, with amino-acid sequence MTRAATRLLPPDVPEAKFDRALDAWTAIVGAPHVVASDPGLASYLDPFAIGPQQAAFAASAALLPASVEEIRAILRVATEFRIPLWTVSTGRNFAYGGAAPRLSGSVVLDLQRMNRIIHVDETLAYALVEPGVSYFDLHAYLRSNGYRLWVDPPAAGWGSVIGNTLERGFGYTPYGDHAATQCGMEVVLANGDVVRTGMGGIDIGTSWQLYKPGYGPSFDAMFMQSNYGIVTKMGVWLMPAPPAYMLAEFQFRHESDLETIVDILRPLRLDETIRNHAVIEGAIRRAASIAPRSQWYDGSGPMPESAVAAMMDKLGIGRWNLHFALYGTQEVIDAQYAIVHRAFARVPDAVLSATRYAGDAEPTGGGARNLAGIPAMSAFRMLDWRGGAGAHVDFSPVCPATGRDAMRQYTMVKARATEYGFDYYGGFTAGVRHLHHIFALIFDRDDPLAPEQAGDLLRVVMSDARAAGYGEYRAHLAYMDFAAAQYSFNDAALLRLSETIKDALDPAGILAPGKQGIWPRVWRGKRGYT; translated from the coding sequence TTGACACGCGCAGCGACACGCTTATTGCCGCCGGACGTTCCGGAAGCGAAGTTCGACCGTGCTCTGGACGCCTGGACGGCAATCGTCGGCGCGCCGCATGTGGTGGCGTCGGACCCCGGGCTGGCGTCATATCTCGATCCCTTCGCGATCGGGCCGCAGCAGGCGGCATTCGCGGCCTCGGCGGCGTTGCTTCCCGCCTCGGTGGAAGAAATCCGCGCGATCCTGCGCGTCGCCACTGAATTCCGGATTCCGTTATGGACCGTGTCGACGGGGCGCAATTTCGCGTATGGCGGCGCGGCGCCCCGTCTGTCAGGTTCCGTCGTGCTCGACCTGCAGCGGATGAACCGGATCATCCACGTCGACGAGACACTCGCCTACGCGCTCGTCGAACCAGGCGTCAGCTACTTCGACCTGCATGCATATCTGCGCAGCAACGGTTATCGACTGTGGGTCGACCCGCCTGCGGCCGGCTGGGGCAGCGTGATCGGCAACACACTCGAGCGCGGCTTCGGCTACACGCCTTATGGCGATCACGCGGCAACGCAATGCGGGATGGAGGTCGTGCTTGCGAACGGGGACGTCGTGCGAACGGGGATGGGCGGAATCGATATCGGCACCTCGTGGCAGTTGTACAAGCCGGGCTACGGGCCGTCGTTCGACGCGATGTTCATGCAGTCGAACTATGGCATCGTCACGAAGATGGGTGTGTGGCTGATGCCTGCGCCGCCTGCCTACATGCTCGCCGAGTTCCAGTTTCGGCACGAGAGCGACCTGGAGACGATCGTCGATATCCTGCGGCCGCTGCGGCTCGACGAGACGATCCGCAATCATGCAGTAATCGAAGGTGCGATCCGGCGCGCGGCGAGTATTGCGCCGCGCTCGCAGTGGTACGACGGTTCGGGGCCGATGCCGGAGAGTGCCGTGGCGGCGATGATGGACAAGCTGGGTATCGGCCGCTGGAACCTGCATTTCGCGCTTTACGGCACGCAGGAAGTGATCGACGCCCAGTACGCGATCGTGCATCGGGCGTTCGCTCGCGTGCCGGACGCAGTGCTGTCAGCGACACGCTACGCGGGCGATGCGGAACCCACCGGCGGCGGCGCCCGCAACCTTGCCGGCATTCCCGCGATGAGCGCGTTTCGCATGCTCGACTGGCGCGGTGGCGCGGGTGCGCACGTGGATTTCTCGCCGGTCTGCCCGGCGACGGGTCGCGATGCGATGCGCCAGTACACGATGGTGAAGGCACGCGCCACGGAATACGGCTTCGATTACTACGGTGGCTTTACGGCCGGCGTGCGGCATCTGCATCACATTTTCGCGTTGATCTTCGATCGTGACGATCCGCTTGCGCCGGAACAGGCCGGCGATCTGCTGCGCGTCGTGATGAGCGACGCGCGCGCTGCCGGCTACGGCGAGTATCGCGCGCATCTTGCGTATATGGATTTTGCGGCCGCCCAGTACAGTTTCAACGACGCAGCGTTGCTGCGTCTTTCAGAGACCATCAAGGATGCGCTCGATCCTGCCGGGATTCTGGCACCCGGCAAGCAGGGCATCTGGCCGCGCGTCTGGCGCGGCAAGCGCGGCTATACCTAG
- a CDS encoding anti-sigma factor — protein sequence MHNDDEYDHDPTAGMDPRMLSAFIDEELPQPERAAVRERLAEDPDAASRVAAYRAQKAALQALCALPARADPPVVVLRVRVPWWRRVGVAACWLVAGAGLALALGPMAPRFIGGGSEPMAFAQRADVAYAVYTPERRHPVEVAASEEEHLITWLSKRLNRPLSVPSLQEYGYTLVGGRLLPGEAGPAAQFMYENQTGERLTLYVTGTPKGETAFRLFRDGNRRTFYWVSDQMGYALSGPISEGKLRTIALEVCSELGGRPESWQ from the coding sequence ATGCACAACGACGACGAATACGATCACGATCCCACGGCCGGGATGGACCCGCGCATGCTCTCCGCGTTCATCGATGAGGAATTGCCACAGCCCGAGCGGGCGGCCGTGCGCGAGCGGCTCGCTGAGGATCCCGACGCTGCCAGCCGCGTTGCGGCGTACCGTGCGCAGAAAGCCGCCTTGCAGGCGTTGTGCGCGTTGCCCGCGCGTGCCGACCCGCCGGTAGTCGTGCTGCGCGTGCGTGTTCCGTGGTGGCGGCGGGTGGGGGTGGCGGCCTGCTGGCTCGTCGCCGGTGCCGGTCTCGCGCTGGCGCTGGGGCCGATGGCGCCGCGCTTCATCGGCGGCGGTAGTGAGCCGATGGCGTTTGCGCAGCGCGCCGACGTCGCCTACGCCGTGTACACGCCGGAACGCCGTCATCCGGTCGAAGTGGCGGCGAGCGAGGAAGAACATCTGATCACGTGGCTCTCGAAGCGGCTTAACCGGCCGCTGTCGGTGCCTTCGCTGCAGGAGTACGGGTATACGCTCGTCGGCGGCCGGCTGCTTCCGGGCGAAGCGGGGCCGGCCGCGCAGTTCATGTACGAAAACCAGACGGGCGAACGGCTGACGCTCTACGTAACGGGCACGCCCAAGGGCGAGACCGCGTTTCGTCTCTTTCGCGATGGCAATCGTCGTACCTTTTACTGGGTCAGCGACCAGATGGGGTATGCGCTCTCCGGGCCGATATCGGAAGGCAAGTTGCGCACGATTGCGCTCGAGGTCTGCAGCGAACTGGGCGGACGGCCTGAGTCGTGGCAATAG
- a CDS encoding sigma-70 family RNA polymerase sigma factor — protein MSFESDVISWLPQLRRYARALTGDSAWADDLVQDTAERALARWTAFRPDSNLRAWLLTILRHLYIDQLRVRREIAVDDESAPWRNLEAPHGEVDGLVLRDVQRALYYLSVEQREVLLLVCVEELTYQEASLALGVPVGTVMSRLSRAREHMRALLTEGPTRKSPPLKVVRGS, from the coding sequence GTGAGTTTCGAATCGGACGTGATTTCGTGGCTTCCGCAGTTGCGCCGCTATGCGCGCGCGCTGACGGGTGATTCCGCGTGGGCGGACGATCTGGTGCAGGACACCGCCGAGCGCGCACTGGCCCGCTGGACGGCGTTCCGCCCGGACAGCAACCTGCGCGCGTGGCTGCTGACGATCCTGCGTCACCTCTACATCGACCAGTTGCGGGTGCGCCGCGAAATCGCCGTCGACGACGAAAGCGCGCCCTGGCGCAACCTCGAAGCGCCGCACGGCGAAGTCGACGGACTCGTGCTGCGCGACGTGCAGCGGGCGCTGTATTACCTGTCTGTCGAGCAGCGTGAAGTGCTGCTGCTGGTGTGTGTCGAAGAATTGACGTATCAGGAGGCGTCGTTGGCGCTCGGCGTGCCGGTCGGTACGGTGATGTCGCGGTTGTCGCGTGCGCGCGAACATATGCGGGCGTTGCTGACTGAAGGCCCGACGCGCAAGTCGCCGCCGTTGAAAGTAGTGAGAGGCTCGTGA
- the hfq gene encoding RNA chaperone Hfq: MPSAESHPQNDFMNAARKERKRVEIYLVNGIRLTGCIESFDQYLVMLRTPVGLQGIYKRAISTIQLDTGTRPAPRAGRPSHGEHTTRGPHGSRDHREPREPRESYGGSGQSSSSSSPGAPERSGTSASSDRTPSDGPVVVTRRRRLFGTGSGNGDGNNNGNE; encoded by the coding sequence ATGCCTTCCGCAGAATCGCATCCGCAAAACGACTTCATGAACGCAGCGCGCAAAGAAAGAAAGCGCGTTGAAATTTATCTCGTCAACGGTATCCGCCTGACGGGATGCATCGAGTCGTTCGATCAGTATCTGGTGATGCTGCGCACGCCTGTCGGCCTGCAGGGCATCTACAAGCGCGCCATCTCGACCATCCAGCTCGACACCGGTACCCGTCCGGCACCTCGCGCGGGACGTCCGTCGCATGGCGAGCATACGACGCGTGGCCCGCACGGTTCGCGCGACCACCGTGAACCCCGCGAACCTCGTGAGTCATATGGCGGTTCGGGCCAGAGTTCGTCGTCTTCTTCACCGGGAGCGCCGGAACGCTCCGGCACGTCGGCATCGTCCGACCGCACACCGTCGGATGGCCCGGTGGTAGTGACACGCCGCCGCCGTCTCTTCGGTACCGGCAGCGGCAACGGGGATGGCAACAACAACGGCAACGAGTAA
- a CDS encoding DUF2968 domain-containing protein has translation MDQKSKVRQLALVGLVVIGGLQGVRAQTSPDNSANITVASNTPVGTVTPLSGDAAATALSPDAPTAASSAPVVLTADEAKQSASGNVAELQQMIHGSDLSELRTTYNGSYGASLLFYGKEMTYYVALFQQKNFWRVIKTQDDGRAEAIYRDFARQTVQLSEVEIRRTRLDAQKVLTERLIALSQDRANRLQADLTVARQQQAIVASQQKQTRDEAAALQTQKLAAQEQLRAAQRQVHDLQRQLETGLPVTVR, from the coding sequence ATGGACCAAAAGTCAAAAGTTCGTCAGCTCGCGCTGGTAGGGCTGGTTGTAATCGGGGGGTTGCAAGGCGTTCGTGCCCAAACGAGCCCAGATAACAGCGCAAACATTACGGTTGCCAGTAATACCCCAGTTGGAACGGTGACACCGCTCTCCGGAGACGCGGCGGCTACGGCGTTGTCGCCCGACGCACCCACCGCGGCATCGAGCGCGCCAGTGGTGCTGACCGCCGACGAGGCGAAGCAGTCGGCCAGCGGCAACGTCGCAGAATTGCAACAGATGATCCACGGATCCGATCTGAGCGAACTGCGCACGACGTACAACGGCAGCTATGGCGCCAGCCTGCTGTTCTACGGCAAGGAAATGACCTACTACGTCGCGCTCTTTCAGCAGAAGAACTTCTGGCGCGTCATCAAGACCCAGGATGATGGCCGCGCTGAAGCGATCTATCGCGACTTCGCTCGCCAGACGGTGCAACTGTCTGAGGTCGAAATCCGCCGCACGCGACTCGATGCGCAAAAGGTCCTAACCGAGCGCCTGATCGCGCTCTCGCAGGACCGCGCAAACCGTCTGCAGGCCGACCTGACTGTTGCGCGACAGCAGCAGGCGATCGTGGCCAGCCAGCAGAAGCAGACCCGCGACGAAGCCGCCGCGCTGCAGACGCAGAAACTGGCAGCACAGGAACAGTTGCGCGCGGCGCAGCGTCAGGTGCACGACCTGCAGCGTCAGCTGGAAACCGGTCTTCCGGTTACCGTGCGCTAG
- a CDS encoding DUF2147 domain-containing protein, producing the protein MTHFTRGFRATALKSAKHAMVAGALMASAVAAMAQNASPIGTWQTIDDHTGQPKALVQITQDGSGTLSGKIIKGLSANDNPDRRCTACTDARKDQPMLGMTIINDMKKDSDGWDGGQILDPENGKIYRCKMHLEDGGQKLVVRGYIGISLLGRSQTWIREQ; encoded by the coding sequence ATGACGCATTTCACGCGAGGCTTCCGCGCAACAGCCCTCAAGTCGGCGAAACACGCGATGGTTGCTGGCGCACTGATGGCCAGCGCTGTCGCGGCGATGGCGCAAAACGCGAGTCCGATTGGCACATGGCAAACAATCGACGACCACACGGGTCAGCCGAAAGCGCTCGTGCAGATTACGCAGGACGGCAGCGGCACCCTGTCTGGCAAGATCATCAAAGGACTCAGCGCGAACGACAATCCGGACCGTCGCTGCACGGCATGCACCGATGCGCGGAAGGATCAGCCAATGCTCGGCATGACGATCATCAACGACATGAAGAAAGACAGCGACGGATGGGACGGCGGACAGATTCTCGATCCGGAGAACGGCAAGATCTACAGGTGCAAGATGCACCTCGAGGATGGCGGTCAGAAACTCGTCGTGCGTGGATACATCGGGATATCGCTGCTCGGGCGTTCGCAGACGTGGATTCGCGAGCAATAA
- a CDS encoding IS630 family transposase: MKRDGRALAHNILEEMRTLAVQRMAEGEHPNEVAASFGMHRSWAYKIRAQASAHGAQALRSTKGTGRPRALTPAQEQRVLRWINGRNPTQYGFDFGLWTRNVVRELVQQKFDVTLSLASIGAMLARLDLTPQKPLQRAYQRDPEAIERWQRETYPAIAIQARVENSDIFFWDESGFRADSVHGRTWAQRGETPVVDRPGQRQGLSAASAVNSKGAFWFATYEGGLSGELFVTLLRKLMFRRRKAVHLIVDGLPAHKKAVVRDYVSSTQGKLTLHFLPGYAPDLNPDELVWSHVKRTGVARRPLQSGEKLGPRIHEQLAQIERNPRLVRSFFKHPSVSYISDW; encoded by the coding sequence ATGAAAAGAGACGGCAGAGCCTTGGCTCATAATATCCTTGAAGAGATGCGCACCCTGGCGGTTCAACGGATGGCCGAAGGGGAACATCCCAATGAGGTCGCGGCATCGTTCGGGATGCATCGGTCGTGGGCGTACAAGATTCGTGCACAGGCGAGCGCACATGGAGCGCAAGCGCTTCGTTCGACCAAAGGCACGGGCCGGCCTCGCGCGCTCACGCCTGCGCAGGAGCAGCGGGTGCTGCGATGGATCAACGGCAGAAATCCGACGCAATACGGGTTCGATTTCGGTCTGTGGACGCGCAACGTGGTTCGCGAACTGGTGCAACAGAAGTTCGATGTCACGCTGAGTCTGGCGTCGATCGGCGCGATGCTCGCGCGCCTGGACCTGACACCGCAAAAGCCATTGCAGCGCGCTTACCAGCGCGATCCGGAAGCGATCGAGCGCTGGCAGCGCGAGACGTATCCGGCCATTGCCATTCAGGCGCGGGTGGAAAACTCGGACATCTTCTTCTGGGACGAATCCGGTTTTCGCGCCGATTCGGTGCATGGCAGGACGTGGGCCCAGCGCGGCGAGACACCGGTAGTCGACCGCCCTGGCCAGCGGCAAGGCCTGAGCGCAGCGTCGGCGGTCAACTCGAAGGGTGCCTTCTGGTTTGCAACGTACGAAGGCGGGCTCTCTGGCGAACTGTTTGTGACGCTGCTCAGGAAGCTGATGTTCAGGCGCAGGAAGGCGGTTCATCTGATCGTCGACGGACTGCCCGCGCATAAGAAAGCGGTGGTCAGGGACTACGTCTCCAGCACTCAGGGCAAACTGACCTTGCACTTCCTGCCAGGTTACGCGCCTGACCTCAATCCGGATGAACTGGTATGGAGTCACGTCAAGCGCACCGGTGTCGCGCGACGCCCTCTGCAAAGCGGCGAAAAGCTGGGGCCGCGGATTCACGAACAGCTCGCGCAAATTGAACGCAATCCAAGGCTTGTCCGGTCGTTCTTCAAGCACCCGTCTGTCTCCTATATTTCTGACTGGTGA
- the istB gene encoding IS21-like element helper ATPase IstB yields MNAPAHDGGRLALMLNELRLPTIGRLWPEFAERSDKEGWQATRLLGALLEHELAERAKRRIERHRTESQMDPTKTLATFDFSAVPMVSKAHVTALATGESWLEKGATVLLFGPPGVGKSHLGSAIGHALIDAGYRVLFTRTSELVQKLQAARQSLQLPSALAKLDRFDLIVLDDLSYARKDQAETSVLFELIAERYERKSLLITANQPFSGWNDVFPDPGMTVAAIDRLVHHSTIFELNVESYRRRKAGDKQNARRRQLHDDNPAIPFSGPPPEDGNVAQ; encoded by the coding sequence ATGAACGCGCCCGCACATGACGGTGGCCGCCTGGCCCTGATGCTCAACGAGCTGCGCTTGCCAACGATCGGCAGGTTGTGGCCCGAGTTCGCGGAGCGCTCGGACAAGGAAGGCTGGCAGGCCACGCGACTGCTTGGCGCACTGCTTGAGCACGAGCTGGCTGAGCGCGCCAAACGACGCATCGAGCGGCACCGCACCGAGTCGCAGATGGACCCGACCAAGACGCTCGCCACCTTCGACTTCAGCGCCGTGCCAATGGTCTCGAAGGCCCATGTCACGGCGCTGGCCACCGGCGAGTCATGGCTGGAGAAAGGCGCCACGGTCCTTCTGTTCGGGCCACCTGGTGTCGGCAAGAGCCATCTCGGATCGGCCATCGGGCACGCCCTGATCGATGCCGGATACCGCGTGCTGTTCACGCGCACCAGCGAACTCGTCCAGAAGCTGCAGGCGGCACGCCAGAGCCTGCAGTTGCCTTCCGCACTGGCCAAGCTCGACCGCTTCGACCTCATCGTCCTCGATGACCTGTCGTACGCCCGCAAGGACCAGGCCGAGACCAGCGTGCTGTTCGAACTGATTGCCGAGAGGTACGAGCGTAAAAGTCTTCTGATAACGGCCAATCAACCGTTCTCGGGCTGGAATGACGTGTTCCCTGACCCCGGCATGACGGTCGCCGCCATCGACCGGCTTGTGCATCATTCGACGATCTTCGAGCTCAACGTCGAAAGCTACCGCCGCCGCAAGGCCGGCGACAAACAGAACGCACGGCGGCGTCAATTACACGACGACAACCCTGCCATCCCGTTCAGTGGCCCGCCACCTGAGGACGGCAACGTTGCGCAGTAA